One region of Micromonospora ureilytica genomic DNA includes:
- a CDS encoding methyltransferase domain-containing protein: protein MGPNRLRYRLVDSEQSWAARRRRHRSDWLARTFPDIGDMHVVDLGGRLGTWHRATVRPARVTVVNLEQPPSVVPEWAHVEQADACDLPAHLTKGTYDLVFSNSVLEHVGGHERRIRFAAAARSLADRHWVQTPYRYFPIEPHWIAPGMQFLPVRLRTAFAQRWPLGHKPTRSHAAAIHQVLWTELLDRSQMRHYFPDSSMLVERVFGLPKSLIAVRTG, encoded by the coding sequence ATGGGCCCCAATCGATTGCGCTACCGCCTTGTCGACAGTGAGCAGTCGTGGGCCGCCCGGCGGCGTCGGCACCGCTCGGACTGGCTGGCGCGCACCTTCCCCGACATCGGTGACATGCACGTGGTCGACCTCGGCGGCCGGCTCGGCACCTGGCACCGCGCCACCGTCCGACCGGCCCGCGTGACAGTCGTCAACCTGGAGCAGCCGCCCTCCGTCGTCCCCGAATGGGCCCACGTCGAGCAGGCCGACGCCTGCGACCTGCCCGCGCACCTGACCAAGGGCACCTACGACCTGGTCTTCTCGAACTCGGTGCTGGAGCATGTGGGCGGGCACGAACGCCGGATCCGCTTCGCCGCTGCCGCCCGCTCACTGGCCGACCGACACTGGGTGCAGACGCCCTACCGCTACTTCCCCATCGAGCCACACTGGATCGCGCCGGGGATGCAGTTCCTGCCGGTGCGACTGCGCACCGCGTTCGCCCAACGCTGGCCGTTGGGGCACAAGCCCACCCGCAGCCACGCCGCCGCCATCCACCAGGTGCTCTGGACCGAACTGTTGGACCGCTCGCAGATGCGCCACTACTTCCCCGACTCGTCCATGCTGGTGGAGCGGGTGTTCGGCCTGCCGAAGTCACTGATCGCGGTGCGCACCGGCTAG
- a CDS encoding aldehyde dehydrogenase family protein, with the protein MTAVHIPGVPVIDAGQLVSTSPATGAEAGRLPVATEADVRLAVDRARAAGEWWAGLGFAGRRQRMLRWRALLAKRIEQLAELVHVEGGKPVADAIVEIVTAIEHIDWAARNAGRVLGPRRVRSRLILAEFSAHLEYQPYGVVGVIGPWNYPVFTPIGSAAYALAAGNGVVLKPSEYTPAVGQWLVDSFAEVVPEQPVFTAVHGLGDVGAALCRSGVNKLAFTGSTATARKVMAACAETLTPVLIEGGGKDAMIVDSDADLDAAAEACVWGGMTNAGQTCIGIERVYAVDAVFDTFVDKVVARAGRLTVGPEGTDIGPITMPKQIDVIRRHIDAAITSGGRAVLGGPSAVQPPYVHPTVLVDVPEESAAVREETFGPTLTINRVRDADEAVTRANALSYGLGGSVFGRRHAVAIARRLRSGMASINSTLTFAGMSTLPFGGVGDSGFGRIHGEDGLREFGRSKAITRRRARSLLPSMTFDRTPTDVARLVKAIKAMYGR; encoded by the coding sequence ATGACGGCAGTGCATATCCCGGGCGTTCCGGTCATCGATGCGGGCCAGTTGGTTTCCACCAGCCCCGCGACCGGCGCCGAGGCCGGTCGCCTGCCGGTCGCCACCGAGGCCGACGTGCGGCTGGCCGTCGACCGCGCCCGCGCCGCCGGCGAGTGGTGGGCCGGCCTGGGCTTCGCAGGCCGCCGCCAGCGCATGCTGCGGTGGCGCGCCCTGCTCGCCAAGCGCATCGAGCAGTTGGCCGAATTGGTGCACGTCGAGGGCGGCAAGCCGGTCGCCGATGCCATCGTCGAGATCGTCACCGCGATCGAGCACATCGACTGGGCCGCCCGCAACGCCGGCCGTGTGCTCGGCCCACGCCGGGTCCGGTCCCGGCTCATCCTCGCCGAGTTCTCCGCGCACCTCGAATACCAGCCGTACGGGGTGGTCGGCGTGATCGGGCCGTGGAACTATCCGGTCTTCACGCCGATCGGCTCCGCCGCGTACGCCCTCGCCGCCGGGAACGGCGTGGTGCTCAAGCCGAGCGAGTACACGCCCGCCGTCGGCCAGTGGCTGGTGGACAGCTTCGCCGAGGTGGTGCCCGAGCAGCCGGTGTTCACCGCCGTGCACGGGCTGGGTGACGTGGGCGCGGCGCTGTGCCGCTCCGGGGTCAACAAGCTGGCCTTCACCGGCTCCACGGCCACCGCCCGCAAGGTGATGGCCGCCTGCGCCGAGACGCTGACCCCGGTGCTCATCGAGGGCGGCGGCAAGGACGCCATGATCGTCGACAGCGACGCCGACCTGGACGCGGCCGCCGAGGCGTGCGTCTGGGGCGGCATGACCAACGCGGGCCAGACCTGCATCGGCATCGAGCGGGTGTACGCCGTCGACGCCGTCTTCGACACCTTCGTCGACAAGGTGGTGGCTCGCGCCGGCCGGCTGACGGTCGGGCCGGAGGGCACCGACATCGGGCCGATCACCATGCCCAAGCAGATCGACGTGATCCGCCGGCACATCGACGCCGCGATCACGTCCGGTGGGCGCGCCGTGCTCGGCGGCCCGAGCGCCGTGCAGCCGCCGTACGTCCACCCCACCGTGCTGGTGGACGTCCCGGAGGAGTCGGCCGCCGTCCGCGAGGAGACCTTCGGCCCCACGCTGACCATCAACCGGGTCCGCGACGCCGACGAGGCCGTCACCCGCGCCAACGCCCTGTCGTACGGCCTCGGGGGTTCGGTCTTCGGCCGGCGGCACGCGGTGGCCATCGCCCGGCGACTGCGCTCCGGGATGGCCTCGATCAACTCCACGCTGACCTTCGCCGGCATGTCCACCCTGCCGTTCGGCGGTGTCGGCGACTCCGGCTTCGGTCGGATCCACGGGGAGGACGGCCTGCGTGAGTTCGGCCGGTCCAAGGCGATCACCCGACGTCGCGCCCGGTCGCTGCTGCCGTCGATGACCTTCGACCGCACCCCCACCGACGTGGCCCGGCTCGTCAAGGCGATCAAGGCGATGTACGGAAGGTGA
- a CDS encoding DUF4126 domain-containing protein has protein sequence MFEVLTGTGLAASAGLNAYIPLLILGLLGRYTDLIDLPSGWTWLGNGWVIAIMALLLAVEMVADKVPVVDHINDVVQTVVRPTAGGLAFGAGSSSETVTVSDPGSFFSSHQWVPVVTGVLLALGVHLLKSAARPVINATTAGFGAPVASTAEDATSVVVSLVAIILPVLVLVVLVGLAFFTFWFFRRRSERRREREAARAAGFRV, from the coding sequence GTGTTCGAAGTCCTCACCGGCACCGGTCTCGCCGCCTCGGCGGGGCTGAACGCCTACATACCCCTGCTCATCCTCGGTCTGCTTGGCCGTTACACCGACCTGATCGACCTGCCCAGCGGCTGGACCTGGCTCGGCAACGGCTGGGTCATCGCCATCATGGCCCTGCTGCTCGCCGTCGAGATGGTGGCCGACAAGGTGCCAGTGGTCGACCACATCAACGACGTGGTGCAGACAGTGGTCCGGCCCACCGCCGGCGGCCTGGCCTTCGGCGCCGGCTCCTCGTCGGAGACGGTGACGGTCAGCGACCCGGGGAGCTTCTTCTCGTCCCACCAGTGGGTGCCTGTCGTCACCGGCGTACTGCTGGCGTTGGGCGTGCACCTGCTCAAGTCTGCGGCCCGCCCGGTGATCAACGCGACCACCGCCGGTTTCGGCGCCCCGGTCGCCAGCACCGCCGAGGACGCCACGAGCGTGGTGGTCTCCCTGGTGGCGATCATCCTGCCGGTGCTGGTGCTCGTCGTCCTGGTCGGCCTGGCGTTCTTCACCTTCTGGTTCTTCCGTCGCCGATCAGAACGGCGCCGCGAACGAGAGGCGGCCCGCGCTGCCGGCTTCCGCGTCTGA
- a CDS encoding DUF1540 domain-containing protein — MTAALEMPRVQECVVAACAYNQSGDCHAFAITIGSMDHAHCHTFVESPVRGGVESMIAQVGACQRSDCRHNEQLECHAASIRVGPDNDMADCMTYAGR, encoded by the coding sequence ATGACCGCAGCGTTGGAGATGCCCCGAGTCCAGGAATGTGTGGTCGCCGCGTGCGCGTACAACCAGTCGGGTGACTGCCACGCCTTCGCCATCACGATCGGCAGCATGGATCACGCCCACTGCCACACCTTCGTCGAGTCGCCCGTCCGGGGCGGTGTGGAGAGCATGATCGCGCAGGTGGGCGCCTGCCAGCGCTCCGACTGCCGACACAACGAGCAGCTGGAGTGCCACGCGGCGTCCATCCGGGTCGGCCCGGACAACGACATGGCCGACTGCATGACCTACGCCGGCCGCTGA
- a CDS encoding protein meaA produces MDETAFPGRLPERDRPWVMRTYAGHSSAAATNALFRRNLAKGQTGLSVAFDLPTQTGYDPDHELASGEVGRVGVPVAHLGDMRALFDGLPLADTNTSMTINAPAMWLLALYGTVGLEQGADLTRCAGTTQNDIIKEYLSRGTYIFPPAASLRLTADVVAYTLREMPRWNPVNICSYHLQEAGATPVQEVGFALATAVAVLDAVRDSGQVPAERMGDVVQRISFFVNAGVRFVEEIAKMRAFGVLWDEITRDRYGVTDARQRRFRYGVQVNSLGLTEAQPENNIQRIVLEMLGVTMSRDARARAVQLPAWNEALGLPRPWDQQWSLRMQQVLAYESDLLEYPDLFAGSHVMTALVDEVVTGARVELDKVLELGGVVAAVETGYLKSALVASLAERRRRMESGADVVVGVNRYTETESSPLTAAGAGAVEQVDPAVEAAAVDGVHRWRADRDATVVDAALARLRADAATTTNLMPATLECVRAGVTTGEWAGVLRQVFGEYRAPTGLAGATGGGGEPGLAAVRERVAATARELGSGRLRLLVGKPGLDGHSNGAEQIAVRARDAGFEVVYQGIRLTAGQIVAAAVEEDVDLVGLSVLSGSHLAAVPAVLDGLRAAGRADLPVVVGGIIPASDADTLRAAGVARVFTPRDFALTGIIDDLVTVIRRANDLP; encoded by the coding sequence ATGGATGAGACGGCATTCCCGGGGCGGCTGCCCGAGCGGGACCGCCCGTGGGTGATGCGCACCTACGCCGGCCACTCGTCGGCCGCGGCGACCAACGCCCTCTTCCGCCGCAACCTGGCGAAGGGGCAGACCGGCCTCTCGGTCGCCTTCGACCTGCCCACCCAGACCGGGTACGACCCGGACCACGAACTCGCCTCCGGCGAGGTCGGCCGGGTCGGTGTGCCGGTGGCCCACCTCGGCGACATGCGGGCGCTCTTCGACGGTCTCCCGCTCGCCGACACGAACACCTCGATGACCATCAACGCCCCGGCGATGTGGCTGCTCGCCCTGTACGGCACCGTCGGGCTGGAGCAGGGCGCCGACCTGACCCGCTGTGCCGGCACCACCCAGAACGACATCATCAAGGAATACCTGTCCCGGGGCACCTACATCTTTCCGCCCGCGGCATCGCTGCGGCTCACCGCCGACGTGGTGGCGTACACGCTGCGCGAGATGCCCCGGTGGAACCCGGTCAACATCTGCTCGTACCACCTCCAGGAGGCCGGCGCCACGCCCGTGCAGGAGGTCGGCTTCGCGCTGGCCACCGCCGTCGCCGTGCTCGACGCGGTCCGGGACTCCGGTCAGGTGCCGGCCGAGCGGATGGGCGACGTGGTCCAGCGGATCTCGTTCTTCGTCAACGCCGGGGTGCGCTTCGTCGAGGAGATCGCCAAGATGCGCGCGTTCGGCGTGCTCTGGGACGAGATCACCAGGGACCGGTACGGCGTCACCGACGCCAGACAACGGCGGTTCCGCTACGGAGTGCAGGTCAACTCGCTCGGCCTCACCGAGGCCCAGCCGGAGAACAACATCCAGCGCATCGTGCTGGAGATGCTCGGCGTGACGATGTCCCGCGACGCCCGGGCCCGCGCGGTCCAACTGCCCGCCTGGAACGAGGCGCTCGGCCTGCCCCGCCCCTGGGACCAGCAGTGGTCGCTGCGGATGCAGCAGGTCCTGGCGTACGAGTCGGATCTGCTCGAATACCCCGACCTCTTCGCCGGCTCGCACGTGATGACCGCGCTTGTCGACGAGGTCGTCACCGGGGCGCGGGTCGAGCTGGACAAGGTGCTGGAGCTGGGCGGCGTCGTCGCTGCCGTGGAGACCGGCTACCTCAAGAGCGCGCTCGTCGCGTCGCTGGCCGAACGCCGCCGGCGGATGGAGTCCGGTGCCGACGTGGTGGTCGGGGTCAACAGGTACACCGAGACCGAATCCTCTCCGCTGACCGCCGCCGGTGCGGGCGCCGTCGAGCAGGTCGATCCCGCTGTCGAGGCGGCCGCCGTGGACGGCGTACACAGGTGGCGGGCCGATCGGGACGCGACCGTCGTCGACGCGGCGCTGGCCCGGCTTCGCGCGGACGCCGCGACCACCACCAACCTGATGCCGGCCACACTGGAGTGCGTGCGGGCCGGGGTGACCACCGGCGAGTGGGCCGGCGTGCTGCGCCAGGTCTTCGGCGAGTACCGGGCACCTACCGGCCTGGCCGGTGCCACCGGCGGCGGCGGTGAGCCGGGCCTCGCGGCGGTCCGCGAGCGGGTCGCCGCCACGGCGCGGGAGTTGGGCAGCGGCCGGCTGCGGCTGCTGGTCGGCAAACCCGGCCTGGACGGGCACTCGAACGGCGCGGAGCAGATCGCGGTACGCGCCCGCGACGCCGGCTTCGAGGTGGTCTACCAGGGCATCCGGTTGACCGCGGGGCAGATCGTCGCCGCCGCCGTGGAGGAGGACGTCGACCTGGTCGGGCTGTCCGTGCTCTCCGGGTCGCACCTGGCCGCCGTGCCCGCGGTACTCGACGGGCTGCGCGCCGCCGGCCGGGCGGACCTGCCGGTGGTCGTGGGCGGCATCATCCCGGCCAGTGACGCGGACACGCTCCGGGCGGCCGGCGTCGCCCGGGTCTTCACCCCGAGGGACTTCGCCCTCACCGGCATCATCGACGACCTGGTGACGGTGATCCGTCGCGCCAACGACCTGCCCTGA
- a CDS encoding FHA domain-containing protein, which yields MRGASFRMRGEPQVIGRAPTGQVVINDPHLSRRHAEVWLAPEGPSLRDLGSTNGTWLNDRRITEVERLSDGDVIRLGRTELRLFDPGVALTDPVGLSFGPSRRDVRPTLPLPLAAPPGARR from the coding sequence ATGCGCGGCGCGAGTTTTCGCATGCGGGGCGAACCACAGGTGATCGGTCGCGCGCCGACCGGTCAGGTGGTCATCAACGACCCGCACCTGAGCCGTCGCCACGCCGAGGTGTGGCTGGCGCCGGAGGGCCCGTCCCTGCGGGACCTGGGCTCCACCAACGGCACCTGGCTCAACGACCGGCGGATCACCGAGGTGGAACGACTCTCCGACGGTGACGTGATCCGGCTGGGCCGTACCGAGCTGCGCCTGTTCGACCCCGGGGTGGCGCTCACCGATCCGGTCGGGCTGAGCTTCGGCCCGTCCCGGCGTGACGTCCGACCGACGCTGCCGCTACCGCTGGCCGCGCCGCCGGGCGCACGTCGCTGA
- a CDS encoding alpha/beta hydrolase: protein MPRMETEQRTVTANGITQAVRVAGPPDGTPVLLIHGNCSSALFWEPLVRRLPPTLRVVAPDLRGYGDSATAPVDATRGLRDFADDVAALLDDPTLFDADARPVVVGHSLGGGVAMRLLVDHPHRVGALLLAAPVSPYGFGGTRDLTGTPTTADFAGTGAGTANPDFVARLAAGDRSADAPASPRAVLRATYVADPASLGADEDLLLDTVLSTATGDDNYPGTAVPSENWPGTAPGERGVLNALAPTWFRLADELVAVAEKPPVTWVRGDVDVIVSDTSLFDLAYLGSLDLVPGWPGADACPPQPMVGQTRAVLDRYAAAGGAYHEVVLPGCGHSPHLERPAEFVAELLALTSLPVVG from the coding sequence ATGCCGCGGATGGAGACCGAGCAGCGGACCGTGACGGCGAACGGCATCACCCAGGCGGTACGGGTGGCCGGCCCGCCGGACGGCACGCCGGTGCTGCTGATCCACGGCAACTGCTCGTCCGCGCTGTTCTGGGAGCCGCTGGTCCGGCGTCTGCCGCCGACGCTGCGGGTGGTCGCCCCCGACCTGCGGGGGTACGGCGACTCCGCGACGGCCCCGGTGGACGCCACCCGGGGCCTGCGGGACTTCGCCGACGACGTGGCCGCCCTCCTGGACGACCCGACGCTCTTCGACGCCGACGCGCGCCCGGTGGTGGTCGGGCACTCCCTCGGCGGCGGCGTCGCGATGCGCCTCCTGGTCGACCATCCGCACCGGGTGGGGGCGTTGCTGCTCGCCGCGCCGGTCTCCCCGTACGGCTTCGGCGGCACCCGTGACCTGACCGGCACGCCGACCACAGCCGACTTCGCCGGCACCGGCGCCGGCACGGCGAACCCGGACTTCGTCGCCCGACTCGCGGCCGGCGACCGGAGCGCGGACGCGCCGGCCAGCCCGCGCGCCGTGCTGCGCGCCACCTATGTGGCCGATCCCGCCTCGCTGGGCGCGGACGAGGATCTGCTGCTGGACACCGTGCTCTCCACAGCTACCGGGGACGACAACTACCCGGGCACGGCGGTGCCGTCGGAGAACTGGCCGGGCACCGCGCCGGGGGAGCGCGGGGTGCTCAACGCGCTCGCGCCGACCTGGTTCCGGCTCGCCGACGAGCTGGTGGCCGTCGCCGAGAAACCGCCGGTCACCTGGGTACGCGGTGACGTCGACGTCATCGTCTCGGACACCTCGCTCTTCGACCTGGCGTACCTGGGTTCGCTGGATCTCGTGCCCGGCTGGCCCGGCGCGGACGCCTGCCCACCGCAACCGATGGTCGGCCAGACCCGGGCGGTGCTCGACCGGTACGCGGCTGCCGGCGGCGCGTACCACGAGGTGGTGCTGCCCGGCTGCGGTCACAGCCCGCACCTGGAGCGCCCGGCGGAGTTCGTCGCGGAGTTGTTGGCCCTGACCAGCTTGCCGGTCGTCGGATAG
- a CDS encoding SigE family RNA polymerase sigma factor, giving the protein MTFEEYVGSRGPALVRLARLLTGDEHRAEDLTQEVLSRAYVHWRKISRADRPDVYVRRMLVNANNSWWRRRSNRELAIDTFVDRPHRGDLGGEAADRDEMWRLILGLPDRQRAVLVLRYYEDLDDATIAQILDCSPVTVRTHAMRALANLRERCGAPATNGSRP; this is encoded by the coding sequence GTGACCTTCGAGGAGTACGTCGGCAGCCGCGGCCCGGCCCTCGTTCGGCTCGCCCGGCTGCTGACCGGTGACGAGCACCGGGCCGAGGATCTCACCCAGGAGGTGTTGTCCCGGGCGTACGTGCACTGGCGCAAGATCTCTCGGGCGGACCGGCCCGACGTGTACGTGCGCCGGATGCTGGTCAACGCCAACAACTCCTGGTGGCGCCGCCGGTCGAACCGCGAACTGGCCATCGACACGTTCGTGGACCGGCCGCACCGCGGCGACCTCGGCGGCGAAGCGGCCGACCGGGACGAGATGTGGCGGCTGATCCTCGGCCTGCCCGACCGCCAGCGGGCGGTCCTGGTGCTGCGCTACTACGAGGACCTGGACGACGCGACCATCGCGCAGATCCTGGACTGCTCGCCGGTCACCGTCCGCACCCACGCGATGCGGGCGCTCGCCAACCTCCGGGAGCGCTGCGGTGCCCCGGCCACCAACGGGAGCCGACCGTAA
- a CDS encoding alpha/beta hydrolase, which yields MSTAIRASSILPGRREDIELHTADGLRLVGELALPADRPPVATLVCLHPLPTHGGMMDSHVFRKAAWRLPALADLAVLRFNTRGTSSVRGTSEGAFDGAVGERYDVAAAIEYAEFAELPNIWLVGWSFGTDLALKYGCDPTIAGAVLLSPPLRFSAPDDLATWANSGRPLVALVPEFDDYLRPAEARERFAAVPQAEVVGVPGAKHLWVGDAETVLDEIVRRVNPAVEVPLPTTWDGPMEAGDVSAYADRTVAAFADTPVPGPAASKAD from the coding sequence GTGAGCACAGCGATCCGCGCGTCGTCGATCCTGCCCGGCCGCCGGGAGGACATCGAGCTGCACACCGCCGACGGTCTACGGCTGGTCGGTGAGCTGGCCCTGCCGGCCGACCGGCCGCCGGTGGCCACCCTGGTCTGTCTGCACCCGCTGCCCACCCACGGCGGAATGATGGACAGCCACGTGTTCCGCAAAGCGGCCTGGCGGCTGCCCGCCCTGGCCGACCTCGCGGTGCTGCGATTCAACACCCGGGGCACCAGCAGCGTGCGCGGCACCAGCGAGGGAGCCTTCGACGGCGCCGTGGGCGAGCGGTACGACGTGGCCGCCGCCATCGAGTACGCGGAGTTCGCCGAGCTGCCCAACATCTGGCTCGTCGGCTGGTCGTTCGGCACCGACCTGGCACTGAAGTACGGCTGCGACCCGACGATCGCCGGGGCCGTCCTGCTCTCCCCGCCGCTGCGCTTCTCCGCCCCTGATGACCTGGCCACCTGGGCCAACTCGGGTCGGCCGCTGGTGGCGCTCGTGCCGGAGTTCGACGACTATCTGCGCCCGGCCGAGGCGCGGGAGCGGTTCGCCGCCGTGCCACAGGCCGAGGTGGTCGGGGTGCCGGGCGCCAAGCACCTCTGGGTGGGCGACGCGGAGACGGTGCTCGACGAGATCGTCCGACGGGTCAACCCGGCCGTCGAGGTGCCGCTGCCGACGACCTGGGACGGCCCGATGGAGGCCGGCGACGTCAGCGCGTACGCCGACCGGACGGTGGCCGCCTTCGCCGACACGCCCGTCCCCGGCCCGGCCGCCAGCAAGGCGGACTGA
- a CDS encoding 3-hydroxyacyl-CoA dehydrogenase family protein — translation MAREFSTVGVVGLGTMGAGIVEVFARNGIDVVAVEISAPALERGRATLKGSTDRAVAKGKLAEADRDALHERVHFKVGLDALHSVDLVIEAVPEHLDLKQRIFAELDRVCRPETILATNTSSLSVTEISVATSRPNQVIGIHFFNPAPVMKLVEVVRTVVTAPEVVADVEALCARLGKVDVTINDRAGFIANALLFGYLNHAVGMFESHYATREDIDAAMKLGCGLPMGPLALMDLIGLDTAYEILDTMYRRGGRDRRHAPVPLLKQMVTAGLLGRKSGRGFYTYERPGSPVVVPDEATPLAAESALADGARAITKVGVVGSGTMATGIIEVFAKAGYEVVSVTRGMEKSAKVCEAVKTSLNKGVVRGKLAEADRDAALGRISWSATLDHLADVDLVVEAVVEELSVKKALFASLDEICKPGVVLATTTSSLPVIDVAMATHRPADVVGLHFFNPAPVMPLVEVVRTIRTSPEATATARAVCAALGKTGVVCGDRSGFIVNALLFPYLNDAVKMLEASYSTADDIDHAMKLGCGYPMGPFELLDVVGLDVALAIQRELYLELREPGFAPAPLLEHLVTAGYLGRKTRRGFRDHSHR, via the coding sequence GTGGCGCGCGAGTTCAGCACCGTTGGCGTGGTGGGGCTGGGCACCATGGGTGCCGGCATCGTCGAGGTCTTCGCCCGCAACGGCATCGACGTGGTGGCCGTGGAGATCTCCGCGCCGGCGCTGGAACGTGGCCGGGCCACCCTGAAGGGTTCCACCGACCGGGCGGTCGCCAAGGGCAAGCTCGCCGAGGCGGACCGCGACGCCCTGCACGAGCGGGTGCACTTCAAGGTCGGCCTGGACGCGCTGCACTCCGTCGACCTGGTCATCGAGGCGGTGCCCGAGCACCTGGACCTCAAGCAGCGGATCTTCGCGGAGCTGGACCGGGTCTGCCGACCGGAGACGATCCTCGCCACCAACACCTCGTCGCTGAGCGTCACCGAGATCTCGGTGGCCACCAGCCGCCCCAACCAGGTCATCGGCATCCACTTCTTCAACCCGGCACCGGTGATGAAGCTGGTCGAGGTGGTCCGCACGGTCGTCACCGCACCCGAGGTGGTCGCCGACGTCGAAGCGCTCTGCGCCCGGCTCGGCAAGGTCGACGTCACCATCAACGACCGGGCCGGCTTCATCGCCAACGCGCTGCTCTTCGGCTACCTCAACCACGCGGTCGGCATGTTCGAGTCGCACTACGCGACCCGGGAGGACATCGACGCCGCCATGAAGCTCGGCTGCGGCCTGCCGATGGGCCCGCTGGCGTTGATGGACCTGATCGGCCTGGACACCGCGTACGAGATCCTGGACACCATGTACCGGCGCGGCGGGCGGGACCGCCGGCACGCACCGGTGCCGCTGCTCAAGCAGATGGTGACGGCGGGGCTGCTCGGCCGGAAGTCGGGCCGGGGTTTCTACACCTACGAGCGGCCCGGCTCCCCGGTGGTCGTACCCGATGAGGCGACGCCGCTGGCCGCGGAGTCGGCGCTCGCCGACGGCGCGCGCGCCATCACCAAGGTCGGCGTCGTCGGCTCCGGGACGATGGCCACCGGGATCATCGAGGTCTTCGCGAAGGCCGGCTACGAAGTCGTCTCGGTGACCCGCGGGATGGAGAAGTCCGCGAAGGTCTGCGAGGCGGTCAAGACCTCGCTGAACAAGGGCGTGGTGCGCGGCAAGCTAGCCGAGGCCGACCGGGACGCCGCCCTGGGCCGGATCAGCTGGTCGGCCACGCTCGACCACCTCGCCGACGTCGACCTCGTGGTCGAGGCGGTGGTCGAGGAGTTGAGCGTCAAGAAGGCCCTCTTCGCGAGCCTCGACGAGATCTGCAAGCCGGGCGTGGTGCTGGCCACCACCACCTCGTCGCTGCCGGTGATCGACGTGGCGATGGCCACCCACCGACCGGCCGACGTGGTGGGACTGCACTTCTTCAACCCGGCGCCGGTCATGCCGCTGGTCGAGGTGGTCCGGACCATCCGCACCTCGCCGGAGGCCACCGCCACCGCCCGCGCCGTCTGCGCCGCGCTCGGCAAGACCGGTGTGGTCTGCGGCGACCGGTCCGGCTTCATCGTCAACGCGCTGCTCTTCCCGTACCTGAACGACGCGGTGAAGATGCTGGAGGCCAGCTACTCGACGGCCGACGACATCGACCACGCCATGAAGCTCGGCTGCGGCTACCCGATGGGCCCGTTCGAGCTGCTCGACGTGGTCGGGCTGGACGTCGCGCTGGCCATCCAGCGCGAGCTGTACCTGGAACTGCGCGAGCCGGGCTTCGCGCCCGCGCCGCTGCTGGAGCACCTGGTGACCGCCGGCTACCTGGGCCGCAAGACCCGCCGCGGCTTCCGCGACCACTCGCACCGCTGA
- the nucS gene encoding endonuclease NucS: MRLVIAKCSVDYVGRLSAHLPLATRLLMVKADGSVSIHADDRAYKPLNWMSPPCRLEEAPGVWRVVNKAGEELRITLEEIFQDTSYELGVDPGLRKDGVEAHLQELLAANPGALGEGFTLVRREYMTAIGPVDLLCRDANSGSVAVEVKRRGDIDGVEQLTRYLELMNRDPLLSPVVGVFAAQEIKPQARVLATDRGIRCVVVDYDRLRGIVKDELTLF, encoded by the coding sequence GTGCGGTTGGTCATTGCGAAGTGCTCGGTGGACTATGTCGGACGGCTCTCGGCGCACCTGCCGCTGGCCACCCGGTTGCTGATGGTGAAGGCGGACGGGTCGGTGTCTATTCACGCCGACGACCGGGCGTACAAGCCGTTGAACTGGATGAGCCCGCCGTGTCGGTTGGAGGAGGCCCCCGGTGTGTGGAGGGTCGTCAACAAGGCTGGCGAGGAGCTGCGGATCACCCTGGAGGAGATATTCCAGGACACCTCGTACGAGTTGGGTGTGGATCCGGGCCTGCGCAAGGACGGGGTGGAGGCGCACCTGCAGGAGTTGCTGGCCGCCAACCCGGGTGCCCTGGGCGAGGGGTTCACGCTGGTGCGCCGCGAGTACATGACGGCGATCGGCCCGGTCGACCTGCTGTGCCGGGACGCCAACTCGGGCTCGGTCGCCGTCGAGGTCAAGCGGCGTGGCGACATCGACGGCGTGGAGCAGTTGACCCGCTATCTCGAGTTGATGAACCGTGACCCGCTGCTCAGCCCGGTCGTCGGGGTCTTCGCCGCCCAGGAGATCAAGCCGCAGGCCCGGGTGCTCGCCACCGATCGGGGCATCCGGTGTGTGGTCGTGGACTACGACAGGTTGCGCGGCATCGTGAAGGACGAGCTGACCCTCTTCTGA